The DNA region AACCACCAGGACATCCATGGCAACCTGCAGGCCACAATAAAAAGATCCCTCATATCAATAGAAGGGCAGGCAAATTTGAAGATGAGtgaggaagagcagagagaggcCAATAAATTCAACTGCACTTTCCATGGTGATTTGGCTCTAGAAAACAACCCTGTCACATTTGAAGATGCCATCAAGGTGTATGCTGGCCTGCCATGTCTGCTAGGGGAGAATGGAAAACATGCTGTGCCCATGACCGTCTGGCTCTATCCTCTCAAGAACCTGGACTCTGCAGCTGCCCAGCTAGTCAGGCAGATCAGTGTTAGCCTGGTGCGTCGCGCACAGCGAATCATGGACGGACTGGACAATACTGATGTACAATGCCAGGACATGATGAAGGAAGACATGGCTATCAAGTTCCCTGAACTCAATGCCAAGCTCAACAAGTTCAGGGACTTGTGCTCAGAGTACAAGTTGGTGTTCCAGAAAGGTCTCTGCAAGGTTCTTCCCAACataagaggaggaggaatggaggaggaagagctgatAAAAATTATCAACAGCAAAGAACGTTCTCCATTCCAGAATGACCTCATGATCACGTACctggacgacagagagagagagatgaatgttgTCCGCTCTTACCTTGACATAATGAAAGAGGTACAAGTTGTGTACTCAAGCAGTGAATTGGATGGAATAGTGCTTGATAAATCTAATGATTATGTAGTGTGTTTTGCATTTTCCTATTTGAAGGAGAAAGAAGACTATGAGGTAGTCTTGGAGAACTACTTGCTGGAAGAATCAAAAGTGATTTTTCACTGATCCCTTACAACCCCAACGCAGCTGGGAAGCCTACAGCAGAAAAGTGGTTTCGCTGGGGGAGGTAACCACCCTAACCAGGCAAACCATACATCTGTTCCTAGACTTCAAAAAAGTCAAACAAAGACAGAGTAAATCTTGCATTCTGCATTGCATCAATTCCAAACAAACACCTCACTGCGTCCTCCATCCATGTCTATGAAAGAGGGACACTTTTGAGTCCACAGTTTGAGCTGCCATCAAAGCCAGGTGTTCCCACCATCAAGAGTCTGGAGCATGACTGTGTCCACTTGCAAGTCAACCCTCCCAACCTTGTTGTTACCTCTGTGGAGTCGTACCAGGTTTTGTACCAGGCTGAGCAGGCTGACTCTGAGTGGACCGAGGTCAAATCGGATGCTACAACTAACCAGGTCACCATCAGTCGTTTGGACCCTTACAAAAAGTATCGCTTTAGCTGCAAGGCGGTGTGTAGACCTGGTGTGAGTCTCTCCAGTGACTGGACAGAATACTTCAGGACCCTCCCATGTAGTCCCCTGGACCACCCACAGAGAAGAGGATAGAATCGGGAAGTTTCAGCGTGAACTGGGACATTCCTACCATGGTGGGAGATGATGTTGAAGTCATTGGTTATGTGGTTGAATACAGAAAGAGTTTAAATGCTATAAACAATCAGATGTGGcacaccatcaacaccaccactAGAGCGAGTACACTGGAAGGACTTGAGGCTGACACTGCATACAGCATCAGAGTCTCTGCTAACTGTGGCGAAGCAGGAATAGTCTACCCAGTCCTGAGACTGTGATGACTACCCTTAGGGTCTCTGATCCCCAACCGAAGACTAGCAAATCAACCAGAGCAAAAAGTGAGGAGTTCCTCACAAAATCCCAGAAGGTGGAAAAGGGCAACCCGTCAATCCACTGGCTGAATCTGGAACAGAAGTTGAGTGTAAGTGACAGTTTTGACCAGTA from Salmo salar unplaced genomic scaffold, Ssal_v3.1, whole genome shotgun sequence includes:
- the LOC123739533 gene encoding stonustoxin subunit alpha-like, producing MSDSETIELAALGRPFQLGMLYDCRRDVLIPGITLWDSEMLQKHINVHPQPNTDFKIIASDSSEAKSEALNVSASLEASFLGGLVSVKGSAEFLHDKKTSKRQSRVSLQYRTTSRFEQLTMDHLGAGNVKYSNVLQEGSATHVVTALLYGAQAFFVFDQDISSGENHQDIHGNLQATIKRSLISIEGQANLKMSEEEQREANKFNCTFHGDLALENNPVTFEDAIKVYAGLPCLLGENGKHAVPMTVWLYPLKNLDSAAAQLVRQISVSLVRRAQRIMDGLDNTDVQCQDMMKEDMAIKFPELNAKLNKFRDLCSEYKLVFQKGLCKVLPNIRGGGMEEEELIKIINSKERSPFQNDLMITYLDDREREMNVVRSYLDIMKEVQVVYSSSELDGIVLDKSNDYVVCFAFSYLKEKEDYEVVLENYLLEESKFELPSKPGVPTIKSLEHDCVHLQVNPPNLVVTSVESYQVLYQAEQADSEWTEVKSDATTNQVTISRLDPYKKYRFSCKAVCRPGVSLSSDWTEYFRTLPCSPLDHPQRRG